The genomic interval tccacttggcgcctctagactgagcattgttgagatccttttgtgactcctgtttcttgactaccccggtatcatgatcatagcatgtgcatttcatataggtctgtatactcatacttttgtactgggcgttcttatcgctcacgtcctcggttttgtttattcttggacaccccattcccacggggcaggcctcaggttggacagctcaggaggagcaggaggaggacgttgagtagctggttggtttagttttcagtgttttccatttgattcgatatggttgtattggatattttagttgagttattctagacttcgattgggttgtataatcgctatttttgttgactatttccgctgttatctctgattatatttgattaggttaattgcatgcttagttcttgattagtaggtgattctggaacgggtcactacatttatggtatcagagcatgcatatgattttgggatatagattctgttttgggatttccgttgaccattttaccattttccctattctatgttgtagcaatggctgaccactttggtgacgggagtagtcaggggagtgtaggtcgatggggtgaccaggacgatcgtagacgtcattctttctgtttctactccgatgggttattcggtgttagcgaagcgtctagcgatgggttgtcctttagattttgagggtaacgatgttgttatttcgttttgttcattctcttgcctagatttcgaggacgaaatctttttaagggggggagaatgtagtagcccgaattccaattgggtaattaacggattaatggtgattaagaaggtttaatgtgtaattttgaccgagtcatgatcggacggaccgaagatggttcggaagcaccgaagagttcgtaaggtccgaagtgggttcggtggatccgatcatgaggtgtcaagagcctatggacacgtgggagttcggacggtccgaagtgagttcggtggatccgatcgtgaggtgtcaagagctgatggacacgtgggagttcggacgttccgaagtgttgttcggaggatccgaacatggcctataaatagtgctcggatttcctcattttgacttgccaatttcttgagttttctctcattttggagagtttggaaggtttctagggttagttgttggtcgagcgatagccaagagctgccaggagtagtagcgtagcggcgcctgagtttcaaggcaatcgacatcaaagggctgtcgacggacgaaggtaaaccctaaacctttggtagtactagggagtactggttttgctagtcgagcatggtagtattgattgagtatgcttttgatgcgtaggcttgtgctagacctgattagcggtgttgcgtaaggctaggcttgctgtgatagaggtacgaaagtattatccgagatatcctggttgagtatacattcttatatgtgttgcatgattatgtggtgcattgatatatgtcatatgacgcatgctattatgtcacgtttattactgcacgttgcatttcatgttgagccgtattctcctttgagatagcctttactgttgagctgtatctctttcgagataagctatatcttggggccgctcagccctgtcttgtggacgcatggacaccgagagtacacagtggccgacgggtcgggagggcttcggtggtccgggacattttaggtccacgtctgtcttgtagtggatgcaatgacccagaggtgtaccgcgcggcactatccacttggcgcctctagactgagcattgttgagatccttttgtgactcctgtttcttgactaccccggtatcatgatcatagcatgtgcatttcatataggtctgtatactcatacttttgtactgggcgttcttatcgctcacgtcctcggttttgtttattcttggacaccccattcccacggggcaggcctcaggttggacagctcaggaggagcaggaggaggacgttgagtagctggttggtttagttttcagtgttttccatttgattcgatatggttgtattggatattttagttgagttattctagacttcgattgggttgtataatcgctatttttgttgactatttccgctgttatctctgattatatttgattaggttaattgcatgcttagttcttgattagtaagtgattctggaacgggtcactacatgtcCTCAGAGACTTTGCTAGAAGTTTCATTTAACAGAACAAACATTCTGTTTGTGCTAATGCGGCATTCTACTATTGTGCCTCTCTGAAAATGAGAAATGTTTCATGTACCATCCTTGAATATCACTGTCAATCCCTTCTCTTGAAGTTGCCCAACACTTAAGAGGTTATTCTTAAGATCAGATACATAGTATACATCACCAATGACATAGTTAATTCCTTTCAATTTCAATTTGataactccttctccaacaacTTTCATGTTGTTGTTGTTACCAAGCTTAACAGTATGGCAAAATGAGGTATCCAAGCTTGTAAACATACCTTGATTAGCACATATATGGTTTGAACAACCAGAGTCTATGAACCAAACATCACTTCTCTTGGCTTCATGTAAGTCCACATAAGCCATCAATAATTATTCATCTTCTTCTTTTATTTCTGCATAATGTGCCTCCTTGTTCAATTTTGGGCATTCATACTGGAAATTACCCAAGTTGTGACATTTATATAATTTGACAGCCGCTTTGTTAAATTGTGTCCTTCCTCTGCCTCTGGAAGGTACCCTTCCTCTGCCTCTTGACCCATACCAGTCCTCTACCTTCAGAACTTGATCCTCATCCTCATTGTTCAACCGTCGAAATTTTTGCTCATGTACCACCAATGAACTTTGTAATTCATCAATGGATATGTTGTCAATATCTTTGGCTTCCTCGATAGACACCACAACATAAGTAAACTTCTCAGTGAGGGTCCGTAGGATCTTCTCCACAATCTTTGAGTCGGGCATCTCTTCTCCATTGCTATGCATTTTGTTAGAGACAGTCATGACTCTTGCAAAATATTCTATGATTGTTTCATCTCTTTTCATAGCCAGGACTTCGAATTCTTTTCTGAGAGAGTTGAGAAGAGATTTCTTCACCTTGGGATTGCCTCCAAACTTGAGCTTCATGGAATCCCAAATAATATTGGATGTACGATGGTACAAGATTTGTTTGAAGACGGTACGATCCAAGGCCTGGAAGAGATAGTCTTTGACTTCGTGATCATTGATTCTAGCCTCCGCAAGTTGTTTCTGCTGGGATTCAGTTAATTGAGCTCCTGATTTAGGTTCGTTGAAACCTTTTTCCACCAAGATCCATAAATCCTTGGCTCTGAGCAAATTTTCCATCAGCTCACTCCTATGATCATAATGACCATCAAAATGAGGAATTGTCGTCAAAGTCTTGTCGTCGCTCATTCTCTCTGTGAACACTCAAAAACTTACTGCACAATAGATGAAAAAATCTtttaagctctgataccaattgttaacTATTAAAGAATGATAAAGAACCCAACTTTGGTGAATGCAATGATAACGTTTATTTCAGCAGACCATGGCTTTATATAGCCTTACAACAGAAAATAGACAAATGCAATACTAAGTAAGATTAGCAAACAACCGAATGAGAGAATGGTGGAAACAAATCTATCCTAACAAACTACAGAAGAATAGCTCTTTTATTTGACTTAAAACACTTAACATATTAGAACACAAAATATAGATtttaaaaaacataaacatatattCGATTTTTTTTATAGCAAAAGTTCGTCTCTCTCCTCTCTTCATTTTTTGTCCCCGAAAACCAATGCGTTCAAACTCTCGGCCATGCTACTTTGGTTAATCTTAGGGGTGGTTCGATAAAATGtaccaaatttttttattcatatCATGTATCACATTAAAAATTTTCGTATTGAAAAATTTGTGTTGACATCATATCGAGATTTCGTTATACCTACATTTTAGTACAGTATAAAAAATATACGAATATTTATGGTATAACGAGATGTCGATCCATATTAGTATTGATACCCCCATAAGAACCCGGGTCATGGATTACCCGAAAAACTAAATGGATAGCCCAAATTAGAGTCAATATGTAGATTACTTTCTTCATCAGCCGGGCATGTGGTCACCAAAGATATTTTCTACCCGGGCAGTCAGGAGCCCGGGCTCtcatacaagctcctaggaacTTACCTCGAGAAGTGTGCCACACTCGAGTGTATCAATATGGGCTACCTTTTGCTTGTCAATCATTTTTTGTCAGAACAACATGGGTTTGGCGTGTCAAAGAAGTCACTAGAAGAAGGGTATGAGCAGCCGCCTTACCATACTTAGCAGGTGGGTACTGAAACCAGGTAACCATGAGATTtcttcctataaatagcaggtatcaaTCTCATTTACAGATTCTGGAATTTTTAATTCTCAAGCACTCACGTAtattcacacatatacaagtCATTGCACCTTTCTTCTTCAACTGCTGACTTAAACAATGGAGTGGATACTCCGAAAACTTCTccgacgcccattcacgagttcatttcATTGTTTTCAGGTCACAGTAGAAGCCCAAGATCACATAGATATAATTTCCTCACAAGATACATCCTTTCCTTACTCATTTTTCCTTAACCACTATACCACCATCCAGTGGATTTCCCCGATTCCATCCACCCGATTCACCCGGATCACATCATTGGCGTCGTCTGTGGGAAATTGAGTTTAAGTCGTTGatgtggctcccaccagaagaACCAATCAAGATACTTCCTGGGCTCCTGGAGACGATGTGCTTGTCTCTGGACAAGATGGTCTTCCACCCACAGGACCTCCACTTGGTATCACTTTATCCCCAGAGGAATTGGGTCGGATTATATCCGATGCGGTGGAGAAAGCCGTATCCCGGAGAGATGTTTCTCATCAAGCTACACATGCAAGAGGAGAGCAGGAGAGAGACAAGGATGCAGGGGAAGAGGAAGCGAGGATGGAAGATAGAGAATAAAGTGATGGGCCCAAGTCCCCGACTGTGGTAGAAGAGTTGCAAGAGTTGAGGCAGAAGATGAGGGTGTTGGAGGGACAGACGGAGGGTAGAAGTCATTCTTTGGTAGTCATTATGGGATGTCCATTTTCTGAAGCTATTGTCCGGGAACCTCTTCCCGGGAACTTTTAGTCTGCCAAAGCTAAATATTATGATGGCAATGCAGACCCCGAGGAACATCTGGCCAGGTTCGAGAATATGGCCATGTTGCACTATTATGCTGACAGGATCAAGTGAAAAGAGTTTTTGACCACTCTGGTTGACTCGGCATAGAGGTGGTTTGAGGGATTGGCCTGTCAGAGTATCCATTCCTTTGAGGACTTTCAGAAGGTGTTTTTGCACCAATTTAGTAGCAGTAAGAAATACAAAAATACTGTATTTAGTCTTTTTGAAGTGAAACAGAGCCCGAAAGAGAGTCCGAGGGCTTATATTGGGAGATTTAACAGAGTGCCTTTGGATGTCCCCTATTGCGCCCCTGAGACCAAGACAACTACATTCACCCAGTGGTTGAGGGAGGGTGAATTTTTTCGGTCATTAACAAAGAAGACGCCAGGGGACTTTGAAGATTTGCTTGCCCGGGTAGAGAAGTATATAAATATGGAGGAGGCCCAGAAGCAGAAGAAATAGTCGGTAAGGAGAGAGAGAGGAGACCAGGTATCTAAGCCCGAGGAGAGGGGGCTGAGAAAGAGTAACCTGGAACATTTTTCTCATCATGTGCCCTTGAAGATTATCCGGGACTAGGAGCTCCAAGAGTGTAGCAGGGATTTGCCTCCATCTCAACAGTATACCAGTTCTGAGAAGAGGGGTTTTGTACCCTTCATAAAGTGTGTTTTCACAAGACGGAGGATTGCAAAACACTCAAGAGAGATTATGTTCCCCCCCTCTGTCCAGGGACATAATCAACCCAGCAAGAAACCGAGGTTCCCACCCTGGGCAACTCGACATCCCGGTCCCAGTGCCAGGGAAGATTCAAGAAATGCCCCGAGGGGAGGAGAGATGCAGAGCCCGAGAGGAAGAAGTCTTCGCCCCCTGTCTTGGGGGTAATTAAAATGATATCTTGAGGCTCCACCGACGGTGATTCTAATCGGGCTTGTAAGTCGAGGAGCAGAAGAGATTGTATGGAGGTGGAAGGGGTAAGGAGAAGTGAGGCAGTGATTAGCTTTGGCCCGGAATATTTGAAGCGTGTCAATCTTCCCCACAATGATGTCTTGGTAATTCAAGCCAGGGTAGtaaattatgatattatgagGGTCTTCGTGGACTCGGGAAGTTTTGTAAATGTTATTTCAAGGAGACCCTCGTACCAATGAATTTGAAGGGATATCATTTGGAAGCAGTGGGCATTTTTTTGGCTTTGATGGCCATGCTGTCTATCCAGAAGGGGAGATTGTCATGCCCTTATCTTTAGGCACCGGGGAGCTGAAGAAGATGGTGACGACAACTTTTACTATGGTGCTGGTGCCAAAATCTACCGGGAAGTAGAGGATGTGTGTGGATTTCAGGGATCTCAATAAAGCTTGTTCCAAAGACCATTATCCGCTGCCCAGAATTGACCAGTTGGTGGATTCCACCTCTGGATATGAGATGCTCAGTTTCATGGATGCTTACTAGGGGTATCACATGTTGGATCGGGAAAATCCTCTAAAAACgtgatgagctgcaatagctcgtgttctaagaatgtttacACGGATGAACTAGATCGAGTTTGATATTAAATCAAGCGGAAACACTCaaagtaatccttcgttaagaaacactgatatatttgtatatcttgTGTAATTGAATACCAAACGGACTAGTTATTTTTTGCATTAATCAGTTTGTTTATGGTGAAAACTGAACCAACGGATGCTCTAACTAGTTAAATCAATTTTAAAACATTAGCTAAACAGTTAagaacacaagatatgtttatggatgttcggagacttcaactgctcctacatcaccccttctacTACCTCAGGTAGGATCCACTTGAAGATTTTGATTAATTACAGCAAGTGTAATAACCCACCCAACTTAGGACATGAAGAAATAAGGCTCTGACAAAAGCCTATCTATTATGTCAGCAATGCTCTTAGGGGCCCTGAGATCCGATACAGTGAAGTGGAGAAGATAGATCTCGCTCTCGTTATGACTGCCCAGAAACTGAGACCTTATTTCTGTCAAATCAAATTATTGTGCTAACCAATAGTCTTCTCGGGAAGATTATGACTCATTCAGAAGTTTCCGGGAGAATCATTAAATGGAAAGTTGAGCTGGGAAAGTATGATTTTGAGTATAAGCCACGGGTGGCAATCAAAGCACGGGCCTTGTCAGATTTTCTATCAGAGATGTTTCAGCCTGCTGAAGAGGAGGTCTGGAGGGTATTTGTGGATGGAGCGTCTAGCCTTTTGGGATGTGGTGTAGGAGTTGTGATAATAGCTCCCCCGAGAGAAAATATTAAACTAGTACTGAGAATTGACTCCCGAGTGACTAACAATGAGGCAGAGTATGAGGCTGTTCTCTCTGGTATCCGAGCTGCCCGGGAAATTGGAGCTTCTCGGATCATTTTGTATTCTGATTCACAACTAATTACTCAGCAGATAAAGGGAATTTATGAATCTAAGGATGACAGGATGCTTAAATATTTCAAGCTCATTCAAGCCCAGGCAAAAGTTGGTGTGGATTGGAGTATTGAGCAGATACCCCGAGACGAGAATGGGGAAGCAGATGCTTTGGCAAAGATGGCCGCCTCTTTATAAGAGGTCAGTACCTGAGAAGTATTGCATGTTTCCTAGGCTAATCCTCTCCACTGAAGAAGATACATTGCCAGCACCAGAGGACTCGTGGATGACACCCTgataaaattcattttaaacAATGAATTTCTTGAAGATAAAGCTCAATTTCCAACGATCAGGAGACAAACTCCCAGGTTTGTTCTCTTAAATAATATCTTGTACAAAAGATCATTTCAGGGACCTTTACTAAAGTGCTTACCTGTGGGAGAGGTGGATTATGTCCTCCGAGAGATTCATGAGGGGTGTTGCAGAGAGCATATCGGAGGAATAGACCTAGCCCGGAAAACAATGCTTTCCGGATTTTGATGGCCCACTTTTAGTCAAGACTCTGCCTGAGTGGTCCGGGCTTGTGAGGGTTGTCAAcatcatttaaattttcaatACATCCCGGCCACCCTCATGAAGCCTATCTGGGCATCATGCCTCTTTGATCAATGGGGCTGttgattaattttataaatggGTAGAAGCCGTGCCCCTGGCAAAGATTACTGAGCAGAAAGTTTTGAAATTTATGTGGAAGAATATTGTATGCCGATTTGGAG from Primulina eburnea isolate SZY01 chromosome 17, ASM2296580v1, whole genome shotgun sequence carries:
- the LOC140817983 gene encoding uncharacterized protein codes for the protein MTHSEVSGRIIKWKVELGKYDFEYKPRVAIKARALSDFLSEMFQPAEEEVWRVFVDGASSLLGCGVGVVIIAPPRENIKLVLRIDSRVTNNEAEYEAVLSGIRAAREIGASRIILYSDSQLITQQIKGIYESKDDRMLKYFKLIQAQAKVGVDWSIEQIPRDENGEADALAKMAASL